The Pseudarthrobacter sulfonivorans genome includes a window with the following:
- a CDS encoding DEAD/DEAH box helicase, protein MPENQNDATVEAVTVETVAVEFTEAVAPAAEPAAIEAEAPAAPAEEAPAKIEEAPAAETEAPAAKVEEAPKAEETEDEGVKFADLGIDGRVLAALMDVGYEKPSPIQAATIPLLLEGRDVVGLAQTGTGKTAAFAVPALSRLAELHDLNGPSRKTQALVLAPTRELALQVAEAFTSYAKHIDDFTVLPVYGGSAYGPQLAGLRRGAQVVVGTPGRVIDHISKGSLDLSELQYLVLDEADEMLRMGFAEDVEQIFQQTPSDRQVALFSATMPSQIRRMSKQYLNNPAEISVKSKTTTGANTRQRYLQVMGPHKLDALTRILEVEEFDGVIAFVRTKMATEDLADKLKSRGFQAAAINGDIPQQQRERTVEALKEGRIDILVATDVAARGLDVERISHVVNYDIPHDTESYVHRIGRTGRAGRSGDAILFMTPREKYLLRSIEKATRQPVEQMHLPTAETVNTLRLGKFAERITETLESEDVAAFRDLISSYEEEHNVPASEIAAALAVMAQGGQPLLVKELAAAPDFQKRERSKDGFGSRGPTRTLTEGNATYRIAVGRRQRVMPGSIVGAIANEGGISSAQIGGIDIRADHSLVELPADLSADQLKALSRTRIGGELIHLELDNGRKPSGDGERGGYQGNRGGGDRGGYQGNRGGGERGGYSGGGYSGGGAGGGDRGGNFKGNGGFKKEFRKTDGERSSADRGGRSFSDRNERSVGTDAARKPRTEGGFKPRNKW, encoded by the coding sequence GCCTGCCGCCAAGGTTGAAGAAGCTCCCAAGGCTGAGGAAACCGAAGACGAGGGCGTCAAGTTCGCCGATCTCGGCATCGACGGCCGCGTCCTCGCCGCCCTGATGGACGTCGGCTACGAAAAGCCTTCCCCCATCCAGGCAGCAACCATCCCGCTGCTGCTTGAAGGCCGCGACGTTGTGGGCCTCGCCCAGACCGGTACCGGTAAGACTGCAGCATTCGCAGTACCGGCACTGTCCCGCCTGGCCGAGCTCCACGACCTCAACGGCCCGTCCCGCAAGACCCAGGCCCTGGTCCTGGCTCCGACCCGCGAGCTCGCGCTCCAGGTTGCCGAGGCCTTCACCTCGTACGCCAAGCACATCGATGACTTCACCGTCCTCCCCGTCTACGGCGGCTCCGCTTACGGCCCCCAGCTCGCCGGCCTGCGCCGCGGTGCCCAGGTTGTTGTCGGTACTCCGGGCCGTGTGATCGACCACATCTCCAAGGGTTCCCTGGACCTGTCCGAGCTCCAGTACCTGGTGCTGGACGAGGCTGACGAAATGCTGCGCATGGGCTTCGCCGAAGACGTGGAGCAGATCTTCCAGCAGACCCCGTCGGACCGCCAGGTGGCACTGTTCTCGGCCACCATGCCGAGCCAGATCCGCCGGATGTCCAAGCAGTACCTGAACAACCCGGCCGAGATCTCGGTCAAGTCCAAGACCACCACCGGCGCCAACACCCGCCAGCGGTACCTGCAGGTAATGGGCCCGCACAAGCTTGACGCCCTGACCCGCATCCTCGAGGTTGAAGAGTTCGACGGCGTTATCGCCTTCGTGCGCACCAAGATGGCTACCGAGGACCTGGCTGACAAGCTGAAGTCCCGCGGCTTCCAGGCTGCCGCCATCAACGGCGACATCCCGCAGCAGCAGCGCGAACGCACTGTCGAGGCGCTGAAGGAAGGCCGCATCGATATCCTGGTGGCCACCGACGTCGCGGCCCGCGGCCTGGACGTTGAGCGCATCAGCCACGTGGTCAACTACGACATCCCGCACGACACCGAGTCCTACGTCCACCGCATCGGCCGCACCGGCCGTGCAGGCCGTTCCGGCGACGCCATCCTGTTCATGACGCCGCGGGAGAAGTACCTGCTGCGTTCCATCGAAAAGGCAACGCGCCAGCCGGTGGAGCAGATGCACCTGCCCACGGCCGAGACCGTCAACACGCTGCGCCTGGGCAAGTTCGCCGAGCGCATCACGGAGACCCTCGAGTCCGAGGACGTTGCCGCGTTCCGCGACCTCATCTCCTCCTACGAGGAAGAGCACAACGTGCCGGCCTCGGAGATCGCTGCTGCGCTGGCAGTGATGGCCCAGGGCGGTCAGCCTCTGCTGGTCAAGGAACTGGCCGCAGCTCCCGATTTCCAGAAGCGCGAGCGTTCCAAGGACGGCTTCGGCTCACGTGGCCCCACCCGTACGCTCACGGAGGGCAACGCCACCTACCGGATCGCCGTCGGACGCCGCCAGCGCGTTATGCCGGGTTCCATCGTGGGCGCCATTGCCAACGAAGGCGGCATCTCCTCGGCCCAGATCGGCGGCATCGACATCCGTGCGGACCACTCCCTTGTGGAGCTCCCGGCGGACCTCAGTGCCGACCAGCTGAAGGCTCTGTCCCGCACCCGGATCGGCGGCGAGCTGATCCACCTCGAGCTGGACAACGGCCGTAAGCCCTCCGGCGACGGCGAGCGTGGCGGTTACCAGGGCAACCGTGGCGGCGGCGATCGCGGCGGTTACCAGGGCAACCGTGGCGGCGGCGAGCGCGGCGGTTACTCCGGTGGTGGTTACTCCGGTGGCGGCGCCGGTGGCGGCGACCGTGGCGGCAACTTCAAGGGCAACGGCGGGTTCAAGAAGGAATTCCGCAAGACCGACGGCGAGCGTAGCTCCGCTGACCGCGGCGGCCGCTCCTTCAGCGACCGTAACGAGCGCAGCGTGGGCACCGACGCGGCACGCAAGCCGCGCACCGAAGGCGGCTTCAAGCCCCGCAACAAGTGGTAA
- the yidC gene encoding membrane protein insertase YidC has product MDFFGTIMGPFNWLVSAVMVGIHDVLSSMGMPAASGWTWTLSIIGLVLIIRAALIPVFLRQVSAQRRMRLLQPDLKRLQDKYKGKTDQLSRQAMAQEQMALYKEHGTNPLSACLPMLIQVPFFFALFQVLSGIPAAAREAHGIGAMTHEQAVQFDESSIFGAPLSASVLHGGAGDPAAVLVLTIVMILAMTAAQFITQRRIVARSVPDEAADNPLARQQKVILYALPLIFGVGGVLFPIGVLIYWTTTNLWTMAQQFAVK; this is encoded by the coding sequence GTGGACTTCTTCGGAACCATCATGGGTCCGTTCAATTGGCTTGTATCCGCCGTCATGGTCGGAATCCATGACGTCCTGAGCAGCATGGGCATGCCTGCGGCAAGCGGCTGGACGTGGACTCTGTCCATCATCGGCCTGGTGCTGATCATCCGTGCCGCCCTGATTCCGGTGTTCCTGCGGCAGGTCAGCGCCCAGCGCCGGATGCGGCTCCTGCAGCCGGACCTGAAGAGGCTGCAGGACAAGTACAAGGGCAAGACCGATCAGCTGTCCCGGCAGGCCATGGCCCAGGAACAGATGGCCCTCTACAAGGAACACGGGACCAACCCTCTGTCCGCCTGCCTGCCGATGCTCATCCAGGTGCCGTTCTTCTTCGCGCTCTTCCAGGTACTCTCCGGCATCCCAGCCGCAGCCAGGGAAGCCCATGGCATCGGAGCGATGACCCACGAACAGGCTGTGCAGTTCGACGAATCAAGCATTTTTGGTGCCCCGCTGTCAGCGTCCGTGCTGCACGGCGGTGCCGGCGACCCCGCGGCGGTCCTGGTACTGACTATCGTGATGATCCTGGCCATGACGGCCGCGCAGTTCATCACGCAACGACGGATCGTGGCCCGGAGCGTGCCTGACGAGGCCGCAGACAATCCCCTCGCGCGCCAGCAGAAGGTGATCCTGTATGCCCTTCCGCTCATTTTCGGTGTGGGTGGAGTACTCTTCCCGATCGGCGTCCTGATCTACTGGACCACCACCAACCTCTGGACCATGGCGCAGCAGTTCGCCGTCAAATGA
- a CDS encoding dihydrofolate reductase family protein, whose product MGQLIYSGIVSLDGYVADRNGNFSWSEPDEEVHTFVNDLERDVGTYLFGRRMYQVMSAWETFDTPDQPDYIRDFARIWQGADKVVYSTTLTAASTAKTRIERTFVPDAVRGLKNATEAHISISGPTLAAASLNAGLVDECRVFLNPVAVGGGLRFLPDGLGLRLELLEEHTFGNGVVYLRYRTRA is encoded by the coding sequence ATGGGCCAGCTCATCTACTCAGGCATCGTGTCCCTGGACGGCTACGTCGCGGACCGCAACGGCAACTTCAGCTGGAGCGAGCCGGACGAGGAAGTCCATACGTTCGTCAATGATCTCGAACGCGATGTGGGCACCTACCTTTTCGGCCGCCGCATGTACCAGGTCATGTCTGCGTGGGAAACCTTCGATACCCCCGATCAGCCGGACTACATCCGGGACTTCGCGCGGATCTGGCAAGGGGCAGACAAGGTTGTCTACTCCACCACCCTCACCGCCGCATCCACGGCCAAGACCAGGATCGAGCGGACCTTTGTTCCCGACGCCGTCCGCGGCCTCAAGAACGCCACGGAGGCGCATATCAGCATCAGTGGCCCCACCTTGGCCGCTGCGTCGCTCAACGCCGGGCTGGTGGACGAATGCCGCGTGTTCCTCAATCCGGTAGCCGTGGGAGGAGGCCTGCGCTTCCTGCCGGACGGGCTCGGCCTGCGGCTGGAACTCCTCGAAGAGCACACCTTTGGAAACGGCGTGGTCTACCTCCGCTACCGCACACGGGCGTAG
- a CDS encoding SDR family oxidoreductase, with translation MTSIVIIGGHGKVALHLSTLLTTEGHSVTSIIRNPDHAVDVAATGATPSVLDVENSTTAAIADALRGHDAVVWSAGAGGGSPERTYAVDRDAAIRSMDAAAEAGVGRYVMVSYLGAGPDHGVPAENSFFAYADAKAAADEYLRGTALAWTILGPGTLTDQPGTGLIEVDPGRDGSGATSRSNTASVAAAVLDLPETAGRTIEFRDGTLPIAAALEPQP, from the coding sequence ATGACCAGCATCGTTATCATTGGCGGCCACGGCAAAGTGGCCCTCCACCTGTCCACGCTTCTTACAACCGAAGGTCACAGCGTCACGTCGATCATCCGCAACCCGGACCATGCCGTTGACGTCGCGGCTACCGGCGCTACGCCGTCGGTCCTGGACGTTGAGAATTCGACGACGGCGGCAATCGCCGACGCCCTCAGGGGCCATGACGCCGTGGTCTGGTCCGCCGGGGCCGGGGGAGGAAGCCCGGAACGCACTTATGCGGTGGACCGTGACGCGGCCATCCGGTCGATGGACGCGGCGGCGGAGGCCGGCGTCGGGCGTTATGTGATGGTCTCCTACCTGGGAGCGGGGCCGGACCATGGCGTTCCGGCGGAGAACAGCTTCTTTGCCTACGCGGACGCCAAAGCTGCGGCGGATGAGTACCTGCGCGGCACCGCACTGGCCTGGACCATCCTGGGTCCGGGGACGCTGACGGACCAGCCGGGGACAGGCCTTATTGAAGTGGACCCCGGCCGGGACGGCAGCGGGGCAACCTCCCGCAGCAACACGGCCAGTGTGGCCGCCGCCGTGCTGGACCTGCCCGAAACGGCGGGGAGGACCATCGAATTCCGTGACGGCACACTCCCGATTGCCGCCGCCCTGGAGCCGCAGCCGTAG
- a CDS encoding ROK family transcriptional regulator — MSEISVATPQLLRRVSAGAVLDFMRASQAVTVTDVMEATGLTRATAISVCEDLMHRGWIRELENQRAFGGYQKGRPARRFELNERAGYVLGMDVGVSKATVVVSDLRGKALGRSSQPFAEADIPAEERIAVIDRTSMMALHSVGASPDSVLAVCAGIAAPVDRNGEVLVTQHFWGLFDVGLKAALRDRRGWTVLLENDANLAALGDRWRGAAAGVDDVVVILASERLGSGVIDGGRLLHGRGGGAGELAFLDMVEGVGDTYGIAALARTWAADALAGKAKTSLREFAAEGVEAEQVFAAAADGDAVALKILERLADRMARIIGAVATMINPELVVIGGAVANSAGVLLEPIARHLTKYTVTPPRVAVSPLGDSIVTVGAVRCALDYVEKNTLDLELAVPD; from the coding sequence ATGTCCGAAATTTCCGTCGCAACGCCCCAGTTGCTCAGGCGCGTGAGTGCCGGAGCCGTCCTGGATTTTATGCGCGCGTCGCAGGCCGTAACGGTCACCGACGTTATGGAAGCCACCGGACTGACCCGGGCCACGGCCATATCCGTGTGCGAGGACCTCATGCACCGAGGCTGGATCCGGGAGCTGGAAAACCAGCGGGCCTTCGGCGGCTACCAGAAAGGCCGGCCGGCACGGCGGTTCGAACTCAACGAACGCGCAGGCTACGTTCTGGGCATGGACGTGGGTGTCTCCAAGGCCACCGTGGTGGTGTCCGACCTTCGCGGAAAGGCCCTCGGCAGGTCCAGCCAACCCTTCGCGGAAGCAGACATCCCGGCCGAGGAACGCATCGCCGTCATTGACCGCACCTCCATGATGGCACTGCACAGCGTGGGCGCTTCGCCGGATTCCGTCCTGGCCGTCTGCGCCGGCATTGCGGCGCCAGTGGACCGTAACGGCGAGGTCCTGGTGACGCAGCACTTCTGGGGACTGTTCGACGTCGGCCTGAAGGCTGCCCTGCGGGATCGGCGGGGCTGGACGGTACTGCTCGAGAACGACGCGAACCTGGCCGCACTCGGCGACCGCTGGAGGGGTGCCGCTGCCGGCGTGGACGACGTCGTGGTCATCCTCGCCAGCGAGCGCCTCGGCTCGGGCGTGATCGACGGCGGGCGGCTGCTGCACGGCCGGGGCGGAGGCGCCGGCGAGCTCGCCTTCCTCGACATGGTGGAGGGTGTGGGAGATACCTACGGCATCGCCGCATTGGCAAGGACGTGGGCGGCTGACGCCCTTGCCGGCAAGGCCAAAACATCCCTCCGGGAGTTTGCCGCCGAAGGAGTCGAGGCGGAGCAGGTCTTCGCGGCTGCCGCCGACGGAGATGCCGTGGCGCTGAAGATCCTTGAACGGCTGGCCGACAGGATGGCCCGGATCATCGGGGCCGTCGCCACCATGATCAACCCCGAACTCGTGGTCATTGGCGGGGCCGTGGCGAACTCCGCCGGCGTGCTGCTTGAGCCGATCGCCAGGCACCTGACCAAGTACACCGTCACTCCCCCGCGGGTGGCGGTCTCGCCCTTGGGAGATTCAATCGTGACCGTGGGAGCCGTGCGGTGCGCCCTCGACTACGTGGAAAAGAACACCCTGGACCTGGAGCTCGCGGTTCCGGACTAA
- a CDS encoding ABC transporter substrate-binding protein, translating to MSGTARATLPSRRSLFRAAGLAGATAFLPLTGCAAGAGQQAGVTTLRFMQNKPEVVGYFNQVIKDFEALNPDLRVIQDFNEGNFVPGLVRNDPPDVVTRGFATETAEFVRKGIFADLSGLPVAKTVDPKFQALISSWGQYKGNETSALPFSIAAAGVIYNRDIFAAHGVAVPTTWEAFIAACETFKAAGITPIYGTFKDAWTLRQGAFDYVTGGMLDVGGFFRDLMAKGANIPQSAPESFSKHYRSSLPKILQLASYSQNGAASKNYSDGNAAFGKGQAAMYLQGPWALSQLVQANKDIKLGTFPLPVTNDPDQTKVRVNVDMALSITRNTRKRAAAERFLNYLLEPSVVNTYNEKNAAFSPLIGAPAVSNPHLHGVAAHVAEGRYYQGAGTYFPPSVPMNNYIQSFVFNKNGEQFLTTVDDEWRRVAERTAV from the coding sequence GTGAGCGGCACCGCGCGCGCAACACTGCCCAGCAGGCGCTCGCTGTTCCGGGCGGCCGGCCTGGCCGGAGCAACCGCCTTCCTTCCCCTCACCGGCTGCGCCGCCGGCGCAGGGCAGCAGGCCGGCGTCACAACCCTGCGGTTTATGCAGAACAAGCCCGAGGTGGTGGGGTACTTCAACCAGGTGATCAAGGACTTCGAAGCCCTGAACCCGGATCTCCGGGTCATCCAGGACTTCAATGAGGGCAACTTCGTCCCTGGCCTGGTCCGCAACGATCCGCCCGACGTCGTGACCCGGGGATTCGCGACCGAAACGGCTGAGTTCGTCCGGAAGGGAATCTTCGCAGACCTGTCGGGCCTTCCCGTGGCCAAGACTGTCGATCCGAAGTTCCAGGCCCTCATCAGTTCGTGGGGACAATACAAGGGGAACGAAACCAGCGCCCTGCCGTTCTCCATTGCTGCGGCCGGGGTCATCTACAACCGGGACATCTTCGCAGCGCACGGTGTGGCTGTTCCAACCACATGGGAGGCCTTCATCGCCGCGTGTGAGACCTTCAAGGCAGCAGGCATCACACCGATCTACGGGACGTTCAAGGACGCCTGGACCCTTCGCCAGGGGGCCTTCGACTACGTCACCGGCGGAATGCTGGACGTCGGGGGATTCTTCAGGGACCTGATGGCCAAGGGCGCCAACATCCCGCAGTCCGCCCCCGAGTCGTTCAGCAAACACTACCGCTCCTCGCTGCCAAAAATCCTGCAGCTCGCGTCCTACTCGCAGAACGGGGCGGCCAGCAAGAACTACTCTGACGGAAATGCCGCCTTCGGCAAGGGCCAGGCCGCCATGTATCTGCAGGGGCCGTGGGCGCTCTCCCAGCTGGTTCAGGCCAACAAGGACATCAAGCTGGGCACTTTTCCGCTGCCGGTCACCAACGACCCGGACCAGACCAAGGTGCGCGTCAACGTGGACATGGCCCTCTCCATCACCCGGAACACGCGGAAAAGGGCCGCTGCGGAGAGGTTCCTCAACTACCTCCTGGAACCGTCCGTGGTCAACACGTACAACGAGAAGAACGCGGCGTTCTCTCCGCTGATAGGCGCCCCTGCCGTGAGCAACCCCCATCTCCACGGTGTTGCCGCCCACGTGGCCGAAGGCCGCTACTACCAGGGCGCCGGAACATACTTTCCGCCGTCGGTCCCCATGAACAACTACATTCAGTCCTTCGTCTTCAACAAGAACGGTGAACAGTTCCTGACCACGGTCGACGACGAATGGCGCCGCGTCGCCGAGCGGACAGCGGTCTGA
- a CDS encoding carbohydrate ABC transporter permease, whose product MTATALPAETTPAAHNDPARALAVRSKRRIDPTYYWMVVPVLALFAFFITLPALVGVFFSLTNYAGYGDWKFIGLSNYVNIFKDPAILQSYIFTFVFALTTTVVVNIVALAIALGLNAKIKWRTGIRTVFFIPMVLSALVVSFVFNYLFSNTLPVLAERFGLTPLATSILANENLAWLAIVLVTVWQAAPGATIIYLAGLQSVPAEVYEAADLDGAGSFRQFLSLTLPLILGYLVINVILGFKGFLGTYEIIVGLTGGGPGMATQSVAMRIFSGFTGGDYSYQMANAVIYFLITLLISVIQLRLIQRRGVSL is encoded by the coding sequence ATGACCGCAACTGCCCTGCCGGCTGAGACAACGCCGGCCGCGCACAACGACCCCGCCCGTGCGCTCGCTGTCCGGTCCAAGCGCCGGATCGACCCCACCTACTACTGGATGGTGGTGCCGGTCCTTGCACTTTTCGCCTTCTTCATCACCCTGCCAGCGCTGGTTGGGGTGTTCTTCAGCCTCACCAACTACGCAGGCTACGGTGACTGGAAGTTCATCGGCCTGTCCAACTACGTCAACATCTTCAAGGACCCGGCAATCCTGCAGTCCTACATCTTCACGTTCGTCTTTGCCCTGACCACCACCGTGGTGGTCAATATCGTGGCCCTGGCGATCGCCCTTGGACTGAATGCGAAAATCAAGTGGCGAACCGGCATCCGCACCGTGTTCTTCATCCCCATGGTGCTCTCAGCCCTGGTGGTGTCGTTTGTCTTCAACTACCTGTTCTCCAACACCCTGCCGGTGCTCGCTGAACGGTTCGGCTTAACGCCGCTTGCCACCAGCATCCTGGCCAACGAAAACCTCGCCTGGCTGGCCATTGTGCTGGTCACCGTGTGGCAGGCCGCGCCCGGAGCCACCATCATCTACCTCGCCGGGCTCCAGAGCGTGCCAGCGGAGGTCTACGAAGCCGCGGACCTGGATGGTGCCGGCAGCTTCCGCCAGTTCCTGAGCCTCACACTGCCCCTCATCCTCGGTTATCTCGTCATCAATGTGATCCTCGGCTTCAAGGGATTCCTGGGGACCTACGAGATCATCGTGGGCCTCACCGGCGGCGGACCCGGCATGGCAACCCAGTCAGTGGCCATGCGCATCTTCTCCGGCTTCACGGGTGGCGACTATTCCTACCAGATGGCCAATGCGGTCATCTACTTCCTGATCACTTTGCTGATCTCCGTCATCCAGCTGCGCCTCATCCAGCGCCGGGGGGTATCACTGTAA
- a CDS encoding carbohydrate ABC transporter permease, producing MTSSTLPQRRIRVLTNRPSGREGFKINWWLTALMLVASLTVLLPLYFTVAMALKSPDQIGTGTGLAWPNPLNWENFAAAYVATNFPRAFMSTAFVTVFSVLGSLACSSLVAYAIARNWNHRFFRGSFVYLLSAMFIPFPVIILPLIKQTALLGLDNPAGVVFLHVLGGISFNALLYIAFVRSIPVELEESARMDGATTWQVFRKIIFPLLAPMNATVGIFAFLGSWNDFLLPQMMIADPALQTLPVVQMLFQGEFNTNYSLAFASYLMAMAPTLVVYILAQRWVLSGVMRGAVK from the coding sequence ATGACCTCATCAACTCTTCCGCAGCGCAGAATCCGCGTTCTCACAAACCGCCCGTCCGGCCGCGAGGGCTTCAAGATCAACTGGTGGCTCACCGCCCTCATGCTCGTGGCATCCCTGACTGTCTTGCTGCCGCTGTACTTCACCGTGGCCATGGCGCTGAAGTCACCGGACCAGATCGGCACCGGGACCGGGCTTGCCTGGCCGAACCCGCTTAACTGGGAGAACTTCGCAGCTGCCTACGTGGCCACGAACTTCCCTCGGGCCTTTATGTCCACGGCATTCGTCACCGTCTTCAGCGTCCTCGGCTCGCTGGCCTGCAGCTCGCTGGTTGCCTACGCCATCGCACGGAACTGGAACCACCGGTTCTTCCGCGGCTCCTTTGTGTACCTTCTGTCCGCCATGTTCATTCCGTTCCCGGTGATCATCCTGCCGCTGATCAAGCAGACTGCATTGCTCGGCCTGGACAACCCGGCCGGCGTCGTCTTCCTGCACGTGCTGGGCGGAATCTCGTTCAACGCGCTGCTGTACATCGCGTTCGTCCGCTCCATCCCGGTGGAGCTGGAGGAATCGGCCCGGATGGACGGTGCCACCACCTGGCAGGTGTTCCGCAAGATCATTTTCCCGCTGCTGGCCCCCATGAACGCCACGGTGGGCATCTTCGCCTTCCTTGGCTCGTGGAACGACTTCCTGCTGCCGCAGATGATGATCGCCGACCCGGCCCTGCAGACCCTCCCCGTGGTCCAAATGCTGTTCCAGGGCGAGTTCAACACCAACTACAGCCTCGCGTTCGCGTCCTACCTGATGGCCATGGCACCCACACTGGTGGTTTACATCCTGGCCCAACGTTGGGTACTGTCCGGAGTCATGCGCGGGGCCGTTAAATAG
- a CDS encoding glycoside hydrolase family 13 protein yields MSTTATLATLSDSDRLADPNWWRQAAVYQIYPRSFADSNGDGMGDIKGITAKVPYLKELGIDAVWLSPFYPSALADGGYDVDDYRDVDPKLGTLADFDEMAKALHAAGIKLIADIVPNHSSNRHEWFKEALAAPKGSAARERYIFRDGKGPNGEFPPSDWDSVFGGPAWERITEPDGTPGQWYMHIFAKEQPDLNWSSREVRDDFLKTLRFWSDRGVDGFRVDVAHALTKDLTEPLLSKLELTEANSGTDGFDDGSHPFWDRDDVHDIYVEWREVFNEYHPPRTAVAEAWVHATRRARYASPEGLGQAFNFDLLQADFDAEDFREIITRNLAEAAATGASSTWVFSNHDVVRHATRYGLPKASKGKKHAKGQDGKGWLLAGGPKEELDVDLGERRARAATLLMLAVPGSAYLYQGEELGLQEVAEIPDSERQDPAFFRNRGVEVGRDGCRVPLPWKVEGTSFGFGDGGAHLPQPDWFSKYAVEAQDGTENSTLELYRAALKLRRELQAGEELEWVETGNPEVLHFRRPGSWQSVTNFGDTAVELPAGTVLVSSAPLVDGKLGANSTAWLR; encoded by the coding sequence TTGTCCACCACTGCCACGCTGGCAACCCTGTCCGATTCCGACCGTCTGGCCGATCCCAACTGGTGGCGCCAGGCCGCGGTCTACCAGATCTATCCGCGCAGCTTCGCCGATTCAAACGGTGACGGCATGGGTGACATCAAGGGCATCACGGCCAAGGTCCCTTACCTGAAGGAACTGGGGATCGACGCTGTGTGGCTCAGCCCTTTCTATCCGTCGGCCCTGGCCGACGGCGGCTACGATGTGGACGACTACCGCGACGTGGACCCCAAGCTGGGCACGCTGGCGGACTTCGACGAGATGGCCAAGGCGCTGCACGCCGCCGGCATCAAGCTGATCGCCGACATCGTCCCCAACCACTCCTCGAACCGGCACGAATGGTTCAAGGAGGCGCTCGCCGCGCCGAAGGGTTCCGCCGCGCGTGAGCGATACATCTTCCGTGACGGCAAAGGACCCAACGGCGAATTCCCGCCGTCGGACTGGGACTCCGTCTTCGGCGGACCGGCCTGGGAACGCATCACCGAGCCGGACGGCACCCCCGGCCAGTGGTACATGCACATCTTTGCCAAGGAACAGCCGGACCTGAACTGGTCCAGCCGGGAGGTCCGCGACGACTTCCTCAAGACCTTGCGCTTCTGGTCCGACCGCGGCGTCGACGGCTTCCGCGTGGACGTGGCCCATGCCCTCACCAAGGATCTCACCGAGCCGCTGCTCTCGAAGCTGGAGCTGACCGAGGCCAACTCGGGGACGGACGGGTTCGACGACGGTTCGCACCCCTTCTGGGACCGGGACGACGTCCACGACATCTACGTCGAATGGCGCGAAGTCTTCAACGAATACCACCCGCCCCGCACCGCCGTCGCCGAAGCATGGGTGCACGCTACCCGCCGTGCCCGCTACGCCAGCCCTGAGGGCCTGGGCCAGGCCTTCAACTTCGACCTGCTGCAGGCCGACTTCGATGCCGAGGATTTCCGCGAAATCATCACCCGCAACCTCGCCGAAGCCGCCGCGACCGGCGCGTCCTCCACCTGGGTTTTCTCCAACCACGACGTCGTCCGGCATGCCACGCGCTATGGCCTGCCCAAGGCGTCCAAGGGGAAGAAGCACGCCAAGGGACAGGACGGGAAAGGCTGGCTGCTGGCCGGCGGCCCCAAGGAGGAACTCGACGTGGACCTTGGCGAGCGCCGTGCCCGCGCCGCCACCCTGCTGATGCTCGCTGTGCCCGGCTCGGCCTACCTGTACCAGGGCGAGGAACTGGGCCTGCAGGAAGTGGCGGAGATTCCGGACTCCGAGCGCCAGGATCCCGCGTTCTTCCGGAACAGGGGCGTTGAGGTGGGCCGTGATGGCTGCCGGGTGCCCCTGCCCTGGAAGGTTGAAGGGACCTCCTTCGGCTTTGGCGACGGCGGCGCGCACCTGCCGCAGCCGGACTGGTTCAGCAAGTACGCGGTGGAGGCACAGGACGGCACCGAGAACTCCACCCTGGAGCTGTACCGCGCGGCCCTGAAGCTGCGCCGCGAACTGCAGGCCGGCGAGGAGCTGGAGTGGGTGGAGACCGGCAACCCGGAGGTCCTGCACTTCCGCCGCCCCGGTAGCTGGCAGTCCGTTACCAACTTCGGGGACACCGCCGTCGAGCTGCCGGCAGGTACCGTCCTGGTCAGCAGCGCCCCGCTGGTGGACGGCAAACTGGGCGCCAACAGCACCGCCTGGCTGCGCTGA